From Camelina sativa cultivar DH55 chromosome 7, Cs, whole genome shotgun sequence, one genomic window encodes:
- the LOC104701221 gene encoding glucan endo-1,3-beta-glucosidase 2-like, with translation MASLLHLLLLLSLSLLVLSSAAPSPSPSPTPADEGAYIGVNIGTDLSDMPHPTQVVALLKAQQIRHIRLYDADPGMLIALANTKIKVIISVPNDQLLGIGQSNSTAANWVKRNVIAHYPATTITAISVGSEVLTSLSNAAPVLVSAIKNVHAALLSANLDRLIKVSTPLSTSLILDPFPPSQAFFNRSLNPVIVPLLSFLQSTNSYLMMNVYPYYDYMQSNGVIPLDYALFKPIPPNKEAVDANTLVRYSNAFDAMVDATYFAMAFLNFTNVPVLVTESGWPSKGETNEPDATLDNANTYNSNLIRHVLNKTGTPKRPGIAVSTYIYELYNEDTKPGSLSEKNWGLFNANGEPAYILRLTNSGSVLANDTTNQTYCTAREGADPNMLQAALDWACGPGKIDCSPIKQGEACYEPDNVIAHANYAFDTYYHQTGNNPDACDFNGVASITTTDPSHGTCVFAGSRGNDRNGTSVNITAPSANSTTSSGIQNELYYSRGMWSIFAVIVLNVANVL, from the exons atggcttctcttctccatcttcttcttcttctgtctctttctcttttagttCTTTCTTCAGCTGCTCCTtccccttctccttctcctacTCCAGCTGACGAAG GTGCTTATATTGGAGTGAACATAGGGACTGATCTTTCTGATATGCCACATCCAACACAAGTTGTTGCTCTTCTTAAAGCTCAACAGATTCGACATATCCGACTATATGACGCTGACCCCGGGATGCTCATTGCTCTAGCAAACACTAAGATCAAAGTTATCATCTCAGTTCCTAATGACCAGCTTCTTGGCATTGGCCAATCCAACTCAACAGCAGCTAATTGGGTTAAACGTAACGTCATTGCTCATTACCCTGCCACGACTATAACCGCCATTTCTGTTGGCTCAGAGGTTTTAACTAGTCTCTCTAACGCAGCACCTGTTCTTGTCAGTGCTATCAAGAACGTTCACGCTGCTTTGCTCTCTGCAAATCTTGACCGTCTGATCAAAGTTTCCACTCCTTTATCCACTTCATTGATCCTTGACCCTTTCCCTCCTTCGCAAGCCTTCTTTAACCGCTCTTTGAATCCGGTTATCGTCCCGTTACTAAGCTTCTTGCAGTCCACAAACTCGTACCTGATGATGAATGTGTATCCTTACTACGACTATATGCAGTCGAACGGCGTGATTCCTCTAGACTACGCGCTCTTCAAACCGATTCCTCCAAACAAAGAAGCTGTTGATGCCAACACACTTGTTCGTTACTCAAACGCCTTTGATGCAATGGTTGACGCGACCTACTTCGCTATGGCTTTCTTGAACTTCACAAACGTTCCGGTTTTGGTAACCGAGTCAGGCTGGCCTTCGAAAGGTGAGACCAATGAGCCTGATGCTACACTTGATAACGCCAACACTTACAACAGCAACCTCATAAGACATGTTCTCAACAAAACCGGAACACCTAAGCGTCCGGGGATCGCTGTGAGTACTTACATTTACGAGCTATACAACGAAGATACGAAACCAGGATCTTTATCAGAAAAGAATTGGGGTTTGTTTAATGCAAATGGTGAACCGGCTTACATACTTAGGTTGACTAACTCGGGGTCAGTTCTAGCTAACGATACAACGAACCAGACTTACTGTACTGCAAGAGAAGGTGCTGATCCAAATATGCTTCAAGCAGCTCTTGATTGGGCTTGTGGCCCTGGAAAGATAGATTGCTCACCTATTAAGCAAGGAGAGGCTTGTTATGAACCGGATAATGTGATAGCGCATGCTAACTACGCTTTTGATACTTATTATCATCAGACTGGGAATAATCCTGATGCTTGTGACTTCAATGGAGTTGCTAGCATCACTACCACTGATCCAA GTCATGGTACATGTGTGTTTGCAGGAAG TCGCGGTAACGATAGAAACGGGACGTCAGTGAACATAACAGCACCATCGGCAAATTCGACGACGAGCTCTGGAATACAGAACGAGTTGTATTATAGTCGGGGTATGTGGAGCATTTTCGCAGTGATAGTTTTGAACGTTGCTAATGTCTTGTGA
- the LOC104701222 gene encoding THO complex subunit 4C-like, with product MSSDALNMTLDEIVKRSKSTRSAAAKSAKSGGKGISQRGRGRGGPVGGGGRGAGPVRRGPLAVNSRPSINKLARRKRNLPWQNQNDLYEESLRAVGVPVVEVGTTVYITNLDQGVTNEDIRELYAEIGELKRYAVHFDRNGRPNGSAEVVYMRRSDAMLAMKKYNNVLLDGRPMRLEILGGSTEAAPVAARVNVTGLNGRMKRSVFIGQGVRGGRVGRGRGSGPSMRRPATQQQNQQGGGRGGLRGRGRGAGGGRGNKSGRGGKKQVEKSAADLDKDLESYHAEAMNIN from the exons ATGTCGTCAGACGCATTGAACATGACGCTTGATGAAATTGTCAAGAGGAGTAAGAGTACAAGGTCTGCAGCTGCAAAGTCTGCAAAGTCTGGAGGAAAAGGGATTTCCCAACGTGGACGTGGACGTGGTGGACCTGTAGGAGGTGGTGGAAGAGGAGCTGGACCTGTTCGTAGAGGTCCTCTTGCTGTTAATTCTCGGCCGTCCATAAACAAG CTTGCCCGCAGGAAGAGGAACTTGCCATGGCAGAATCAGAATGATTTGTATGAAGAAAGCCTGAGAGCTGTTGGGGTACCAGTAGTGGAAGTTGGAACCACAGTTTATATTACCAACCTTGATCAGGGAGTGACGAATGAAGATATAAGG GAACTCTATGCTGAGATTGGAGAGCTGAAAAGATATGCAGTTCACTTTGACAGGAATGGGCGTCCAAAT GGCTCGGCTGAAGTTGTATATATGAGAAGAAGTGATGCAATGCTAGCTATGAAGAAATACAACAATGTACTCTTGGATGGAAGGCCCATGAGACTGGAGATTCTGGGTGGAAGTACTGAGGCTGCTCCTGTTGCTGCTCGGGTTAATGTAACTGGATTGAATGGAAGGATGAAGAGGAGTGTCTTCATTGG ACAAGGAGTTAGAGGTGGGAGAgtaggaagaggaagaggttcAGGTCCTTCTATGAGACGCCCTGCAAC ccaacaacaaaaccaacaggGAGGTGGTCGAGGTGGGCTTCGTGGTAGAGGCAGAGGTGCCGGTGGTGGCAGAGGGAATAAAAGCGGCCGAGGCGGAAAGAAGCAGGTGGAGAAGTCGGCTGCGGACCTTGACAAAGATCTCGAAAGCTACCATGCTGAAGCTATGAACATCAATTAA